One Lycium barbarum isolate Lr01 chromosome 5, ASM1917538v2, whole genome shotgun sequence genomic window carries:
- the LOC132639960 gene encoding uncharacterized protein LOC132639960: MTDSSLSDSTKSFFHPALAISNIKNHISITLEMENVQYGTWAELFKIHAKSHRVLHHIIPPESGKEKVPKTDAEKELWSTLDATVLQWIYATISTDLWHTILEPDSTAMEAWNRLRNIFQDNKNSRAVTLEHEFSHTNMEDFPNASAYRQRLKILSD, encoded by the coding sequence ATGACTgattcctccttatctgactccaCCAAGTCCTTCTTCCACCCAGCTTTGGCTATCTCCAACATCAAAAATCACATCTCCATTACTCTTGAGATGGAAAACGTCCAATATGGGACATGGGCGGAACTCTTCAAAATCCACGCCAAATCCCACAGAGTCCTCCACCATATCATTCCACCGGAGTCTGGGAAAGAAAAGGTGCCCAAAACCGATGCTGAAAAAGAGTTATGGTCGACTCTTGATGCCACGGTTCTTCAATGGATTTATGCTACCATCTCTACTGACCTATGGCATACTATCCTTGAACCTGACTCCACTGCCATGGAAGCTTGGAATAGGCTGCGTAACATATTCCAAGACAACAAAAATTCTCGAGCCGTCACTCTTGAGCATGAATTTTCTCACACTAATATGGAGGACTTCCCTAATGCTTCCGCGTATCGTCAACGACTCAAGATTCTATCCGATTAA